The following proteins are co-located in the Mobula hypostoma chromosome 4, sMobHyp1.1, whole genome shotgun sequence genome:
- the LOC134345231 gene encoding uncharacterized protein LOC134345231 isoform X2 — MKVMAILLFAQQIFLALFVTLRQNVLGKPYILSQYPKNIEKNPGESATIFCQLSNETITEDTSLVWYKYTRKDKCKLGDINLKTKNITAIDQFQLMWDRGNYTAIMSIRHLKVNDSGSYGCELFNVADNVEIRKAGATNITVVFTGQTISPEPRNNTNSTSIVTDSTSVETNIRIILAAVIATFVIICLLIFILIRYRPKKQNPDTSPPTVEANCQP; from the exons ATGAAAGTGATGGCTATACTACTGTTTGCTCAGCAAATCTTTCTAGCACTCTTTGTGACCTTGAGGCAAAATGTTCTGG GTAAACCCTATATTCTGTCACAGTACCCAAAGAATATTGAGAAGAACCCAGGGGAATCAGCTACTATCTTCTGTCAACTTTCCAATGAAACAATCACTGAAGATACGAGTCTGGTATGGTACAAGTACACACGTAAGGACAAATGCAAACTTGGAGACATCAATCTGAAGACAAAAAACATTACAGCAATTGACCAATTTCAGTTGATGTGGGACCGTGGCAACTACACAGCAATAATGTCAATACGGCATCTGAAGGTGAATGACTCCGGATCATATGGTTGTGAGCTATTTAACGTCGCTGACAATGTTGAAATCAGGAAAGCCGGTGCAACAAACATCACAGTTGTCTTTACTG GACAGACAATTTCTCCAGAACCAAGGAACAACACGAACAGCACAAGTATTGTGACAGATTCCACAAGCGTGGAAACCAATATTCGCATAATACTTGCAGCAGTAATAGCTACTTTTGTCATCATCTGcctattaatttttattttaattagat
- the LOC134345231 gene encoding uncharacterized protein LOC134345231 isoform X3 has product MKVMAILLFAQQIFLALFVTLRQNVLGKPYILSQYPKNIEKNPGESATIFCQLSNETITEDTSLVWYKYTRKDKCKLGDINLKTKNITAIDQFQLMWDRGNYTAIMSIRHLKVNDSGSYGCELFNVADNVEIRKAGATNITVVFTDPDTSPPTVEANCQP; this is encoded by the exons ATGAAAGTGATGGCTATACTACTGTTTGCTCAGCAAATCTTTCTAGCACTCTTTGTGACCTTGAGGCAAAATGTTCTGG GTAAACCCTATATTCTGTCACAGTACCCAAAGAATATTGAGAAGAACCCAGGGGAATCAGCTACTATCTTCTGTCAACTTTCCAATGAAACAATCACTGAAGATACGAGTCTGGTATGGTACAAGTACACACGTAAGGACAAATGCAAACTTGGAGACATCAATCTGAAGACAAAAAACATTACAGCAATTGACCAATTTCAGTTGATGTGGGACCGTGGCAACTACACAGCAATAATGTCAATACGGCATCTGAAGGTGAATGACTCCGGATCATATGGTTGTGAGCTATTTAACGTCGCTGACAATGTTGAAATCAGGAAAGCCGGTGCAACAAACATCACAGTTGTCTTTACTG